The sequence GTCCTGGACGAGCTCGATCAGCTGGCCGATGAGCTGGCCGAAGCCGATGCCCATGAGCAGCATCGCACCGCGCAGCGTCCACAGCCCGGTGTCCGTGTCGAGCGTGGTGAGCAGGGCGAGGGCGGCCGAGGCGAAGACCGTGCCGCTGACGACGAAGGTCTTCTGCGACCAGCCGGCCGCGACCAGGCGCCCCGAGAGGAGGCCGACGACGGTCATGCCGATCGCCATCGGGACGAGGAAGAGACCGGCCGAGGTCGCGGCGATCCCCCGGACGACCTGGAGGTAGATCATCACGTAGACGATCGACCCCATCATCGCGACGCCGACCAGGCCCTGGATGGCGAAGCCGTACCGCATGGTCCGGAGCGAGAAGAGCGAGAGCGGCAGGATCGGTTCGGCGGCGGTGGCCTGGCGCCAGACGAACAGGCCGAGCGCGGCGACGGCGGCGAGCGAGAGCCCGATGATGGTGGGGGAGGTCCAGGCGTAGTCCTCGCCGCCCCACTCGGTGACCAGGAGCAGCGCGGTGGAGAAGGCGGCGGCGAGACCGGCGCCGAGGAAGTCGATGCGGTGGCGCGTGGTGCGCGCCGGGAGCTTCACGACGAGGATCGTGGCAGTCAGGACGGCGATGCCGACGGGCAGGTTGACGTAGAAGATCCAGCGCCATCCCGCGTGGTCGGAGAGGGCTCCGCCCAGCCAGGGGCCGAGCGCCATGCCGGCACCGGCGATGATCCCGCCGATGTTGCCCTTCTTGTCGCCGCCCTTGGGCTTCCCCTTGCCTTCGCCCTCCTTCGCCTCGCCCTCCTTCGCCTCGTCCGTCGCGCCGAGCTGGCGCAGGACGACCATGGTGACGCTCATCAGCCCGCCGCCGCCGATGCCCTGGAAGGCGCGGGCGGCGATCAGTTCGCCCATGGACTGGGCCATGCCGCAGAGCGCGGATCCGGTCAGGAAGGTGGCGAGCGCGCCGATGAAGATCTTCTTCGCGCCGAGCGAGTCGCAGAGCTTGCCGTAGAGCGGCAGTGCGGCGGTGGCCGCGAGCTGGTAGGCGGCGATCAGCCACGGGATGCGGTCGACGCCGTGGACCGGGTCGAGGTCGCGGACGATCGGCACGGTCGCCGAGGACACGATGTTCGAGTCCAGCACCGCGAGCAGGATCGTGACGATGCACAGCGCCACGGCGATCGTGGTGCCGGGGGTGCCGGCCGGCTGTCCGGCGGTGGCCGGCACCCGCGCCGCCGGTGCGGCTTTCGTTTCGAGCATGACGGACAGGCCCCCCTCCTGGGCGGCGCCGGGACGGGCCGCTGTGGTGACTTCACTGTTGCCGACATTCGTATACCGAGTCAAGTTTTCGCCCTGGATTAATTTTCATCCTGGTACAGTGAGTCCATGACCGAGGGGATGGGCCTGCGCGAGCGCAAGAAGGTGGAGACCAGGCGACGCCTGCTGGAGGAGGCCACGAGGCTCTTCTCCGAGCGAGGGTTCGACCAGGTCTCCGTCGCGGAGGTCGCCGAGGCGGCCGATGTGTCGAAGATGACCGTCTTCAACTACTTCGACAGCAAGGAGGACCTGGTCTTCGCGCCGCTGGAGGAGCACGTCGGCGACGCGGCCCAGGTCGTACGGGAGCGCGCCCCCGGCGAATCGGTGGTCGCGGCGCTGCGCCGGCAGTTCATCGAGGCCATCGAGGCCCACGACCCGTCGGTGGGGATGGGAGACAAGCCGCTGGCCCTCGGCATCGTGCGGCTCATCATGGAGACGCCGGCCCTGCTCACCCGCGCCCACTCCTTCTTCGTCCGTACCCAGGACCAGCTCACCGACGCGCTGATCGAGGAGGGCGAGGAGCCGGTGATCGCGCGCATCGTCGCCGCCCAGATGCTCGGCACCCGCAACGCGCTGCTCACCGAGAACCGCCGCCGCCTGCTGGCCGGCGAACCGTCCGCAGCGGTCGCCGCGGACGCCGTCGCCCTGGCCCACCGCGGCTTCGACCTGCTGGAGAAGGGCCTCGGCGGCTACGCGACGCGGGTCTGAACCGGGGCCGAGCCTGGACTGTCCCGGGGCCGAGCCTGGACTGTCCCGGGGCCGAGCCTGGGCTGTCCCGGGGCCGCCCCCCCACGAGGCGCACGCCCTGTCAGTGCCGCACCGTAGGCTCCCCGGCATGCCGCCCTCGCAGAAGCGCGCCCGTCGTTACGACCCGGTCAGGACCCGCACCGCGGTCCTCGCCCAGTTCACGCACGTACGGGACGCGGTACGCACGCTGACCCCGGAGCGGCTCGCCGCGCCGAGCGGCCTCGGGGACTGGACGGTGCGTGAGCTCGCCGTCCACATCACGATGGCGCTCTCGCACGTCTGCCGGACGCTGGAGCTTCCCGCGCCGGCCCTCGCCAAACCCGAGGTGTCCCTTCTGGAGTGGCCGTTCACCACGGCGGCCCGCGCCTCCGGGATCGCGGACGACACCGCCGAACGGGCCGCCGGCCACCCCGACCTGGACGCGCTGTACGCGCAGGTCGCCGCCCGCTTCGAGGCGCTGGTGCCCGGGGCGTCCGAGGACCGGCTGCTGGCCACCCGGGTCGGGGCGATGCGCCTCGGCGACTTCCTGGTCACCCGGACCGTGGAGCTGGTCGTCCACACCGACGACCTCAACGCGGCGACCGGGCTCTCGGTCCCGTACGACCGGCAGGCGCTCGCCGCGTGCAGCCGGCTGCTCGCCGACGCGCTGGCCGAGAAGGCGCCCGGCGGCTCGGTTGAGGTCAGGGTGCCGCCGTTCGCCGTGGTGCAGTGCGTCCAGGGCCCGCGTCACACCCGGGGCACCCCGCCCAACGTCGTCGAGACCGACCCGCTCACCTGGATACGGCTGGCGACCGGACGCACGGAATGGGCGCGTGAGCTCGAAGCGGCGAAGGTCGCGGCGAGCGGCGAGCGGGCGGATCTCTCGGAGCTGCTGCCCCTGATGGGGTGACCGGGCGGGCCGCCCGAACCACCGGCTCCCGTGCCCCGAGGGGACCGGACGGCCCGCTCGGACCGCTCGAACGCGCCGTACGGGCGGTGCTCGAGGTGTCCGGCGGATCCTCCCAGATGCCGCATACCGGGCGGCCCCGGTGTGAGGCTCGCCACGAAACGACCGGTCGGGCTGCTCGTCCCGGGGCGTCGCGCACCACCTCACGGAGCGCCACGGACGCGCCGATCGGGCCCGTCGGAGGGTGGCCGGAACTGGTCGGTAACCAGTCGCCGATCCGGGCGGCGCCTGCCCTGCGGCGGTTGCCGCGCGTAGATCCGGGAAGGGGTGCGGTCACCGTGCGTGACTGGCTCGAGGGGTCGGGGAGCGCGTTCCGGAGGCCCTTCCCCGGCGGTCCGGCGGAGCATCCCCAATTCGGACCAGTGGTCGATCTCCCCTACACTCGATGGCGTGCCTCGTGGTGATGGACGACTCAACCACGACCTGCTCCCCGGAGAGAAAGGCCCCCAGGACGCTTGCGGCGTCTTCGGTGTCTGGGCTCCGGGCGAAGAGGTCGCCAAGCTCACCTATTTCGGACTGTATGCCCTGCAGCACCGTGGACAGGAGTCCGCGGGCATCGCAGTGAGCAACGGGTCCCAGATCCTCGTCTTCAAGGACATGGGACTGGTCTCGCAGGTCTTCGACGAAACCTCCCTGGGATCGCTCCAGGGCCATATCGCGGTCGGTCATGCCCGCTACTCCACCACCGGTGCCTCGGTGTGGGAGAACGCGCAGCCGACGTTCCGTGCGACCGCGCACGGCTCGATCGCCCTCGGTCACAACGGGAACCTGGTCAACACGGCCCAGCTCGCGGAGATGGTCGCCGACCTCCCGCGCAAGGACGGCCGCGCCACCCAGGTCGCCGCGACCAACGACACCGACCTGGTGACCGCGCTGCTCGCCGGCCAGACGGACGAGGACGGCAAGCCGCTCACCATCGAGGAGGCCGCCGCCAAGGTGCTTCCCGAGGTGCGGGGTGCCTTCTCCCTGGTCTTCATGGACGAGCACACGCTCTACGCCGCCCGTGACCCGCAGGGCATCCGCCCGCTGGTCCTCGGCCGCCTGGAGCGCGGCTGGGTCGTCGCGTCGGAGTCCGCCGCCCTCGACATCTGCGGCGCCAGCTACGTCCGCGAGATCGAGCCGGGCGAGATGGTCGCCATCGACGAGAACGGTCTGCGTACCTCGCGATTCGCGGAAGCGAAGCCCAAGGGCTGCGTCTTCGAGTACGTCTACCTGGCCCGCCCCGACACCGACATCGCGGGCCGCAACGTCTACCTCTCCCGTGTGGAGATGGGCCGGAAACTGGCCGCCGAGGCGCCCGTCGAGGCCGATCTGGTCATAGCGACCCCGGAGTCCGGCACCCCGGCCGCGATCGGTTACGCGGAGGCCAGCGGGATTCCGTTCGGCGCCGGTCTGGTGAAGAACGCCTACGTCGGCCGGACCTTCATCCAGCCGTCCCAGACGATCCGCCAGCTGGGCATCCGGCTCAAGCTCAACCCGCTCAAGGAAGTCATCAAGGGCAAGCGCCTGGTGGTCGTCGACGACTCGATCGTCCGCGGCAACACCCAGCGCGCACTGGTCCGGATGCTCCGCGAGGCCGGTGCCGCCGAGATCCACATCCGGATCTCGTCCCCGCCGGTGAAGTGGCCCTGCTTCTTCGGCATCGACTTCGCGACCCGCGCCGAGCTGATCGCCAACGGCATGTCCGTCGAGGAGATCGGCACCTCCATGGGCGCCGACTCGCTCGCGTACATCTCGATCGACTCGATGATCGAGGCGACGACGATCGACAAGCCGAACCTGTGCCGCGCCTGCTTCGACGGCGAGTACCCGATGGAGCTCCCGGACCCGGAGCTGCTCGGCAAGCAGCTGCTGGAGACCGAGCTGGCGGCGGGCCCCGCGGCGACCGCGGCGGCCGACGCGCTGCGGCGTCCGTGACCCGGACCGCCCGGCAGCCCTTCCCCCAGCCCCGTATTTCCACACGAAAGATCCCAGGCAATGTCTGAGACAACAGGTGCTTCCTACGCGGCAGCGGGCGTCGACATCGAGGCCGGCGACCGCGCCGTCGAGCTGATGAAGGAGTGGGTGAAGAAGACGCAGCGCCCCGAGGTCGCGGGCCTCGGCGGGCTCGGCGGCTTCGCCGGCCTCTTCGACGCCTCGGCCCTCAAGCGCTACGAGCGTCCGCTGCTGGCCTCCGCCACGGACGGCGTCGGCACCAAGGTCGACCTCGCCCGCCAGATGGGCGTGTACGACACCATCGGTCACGACCTGGTGGGCATGGTCGTCGACGACCTCGTCGTCTGCGGCGCCGAACCGCTGTTCATGACCGACTACATCTGCGTCGGCAAGGTGCACCCCGAGCGTGTCGCGGCCATCGTCAAGGGCATCGCCGAGGGCTGTGTGCTGGCCGGCTGTGCCCTGGTCGGCGGCGAGACCGCCGAGCACCCCGGGCTGCTGGGCGCGGACGACTTCGATGTGGCCGGCGCCGGTACGGGCGTCGTGGAGGCGGACCGCCTGCTGGGTCCCGACCGCATCCGCGAGGGCGACGCCGTGATCGCCATGGCCTCCTCCGGGCTTCACTCGAACGGGTACTCGCTCGTCCGCCACGTGGTCTTCGACCGGGCCGGCTGGACGCTGGACCGCCAGGTCGAGGAGTTCGGCCGGACCCTGGGCGAGGAGCTCCTGGAGCCGACCCGGATCTACTCGCTGGACTGCCTGGCCCTCACCCGTACGACCGAGGTGCACGGCTTCAGCCACGTCACCGGCGGCGGCCTGGCCAACAACCTGGCCCGGGTCATCCCGGACACCCTGCACGCGACGGTGGACCGCTCCACGTGGACGCCGGGCGCGGTCTTCGACCTCGTCGGCAAGGCGGGCCGGGTCGAGCAGCTGGAGCTGGAGAAGACGCTCAACATGGGCGTCGGCATGATCGCGATCGTCCCCGCGGAGTCGGTGGACGCGGCCCTGACCACGCTGGCCGACCGGGGCGTCGACTCCTGGGTCGCCGGCGAGATCACCGGCCGGGGCGACCACACGACGGGCGCCGAGCTGGTGGGTTCGTACGCGCGCTGAGCGGGAACACCGGTCGGGCCGACGGGCCCGGCCGGTCACCGGCCGCCTCGCCCTTCCCGTACCGAAAAGGCACAAACCCGTACCGGGACAGCACAAAACCCGGTCCGGAGCAGGTCCGGACCGGGGTGATGTGTCAGCGCGAGGTCAAGCGCCGCGGCGCTTGGACGACGGACCGGACTGGTCGTTCTCGTCCTCGTCCTCGTCGTTGTACAGATCCGCGTACTGTGCGTACGGGTCATCTTCCTCGTCGTCGTCCTCGAACGGCTCCGCGTTCGGTGGCTGACTCGAAGTCGATGCGCCCAGCTCATTGGCCAGACGTGACAGGTCCGTCCCGCCGCTGCTGTACTTCAGCTGGCGGGCGACCTTTGTCTGCTTGGCCTTTGCCCGGCCGCGCCCCATGGCTCGACCCCCTCGGTGACGGGGCTCGACGGCCCCAGAGTCTTGACACGCGTTCATGTTTCAGGACGGACTCTCGGCAGAGAGACCGTGCCTGTAGAGCTTTAACGGTACCTGCTTCCGCGGCCATACGGTACGCCGCCCGCATCACGTGCCCCGGAAGAGGACCCGCGAGACGCCCCGTCCTCGCTGGTCAACTGCGATTTTAACCTCTTATCGGCAGGCGACCCGCCGACCGGCGTGAGTCTTGTCTCGCCGGTCGGCGGGCCGCGGCCGTACGGAGGGCCTCCGGATCAGCGGCGGCGGGCCTCCGCCATCCGCTGTTCGGCGATCCGGTCGGCCGCGGCGGCCGGCGGAATGCCGTCTTCCTTCGCACGTGCGAATATGGCCAGCGTGGTGTCGAAGATCTTCGCCGCCTTCGCCTTGCACCGGTCGAAGTCGAAGCCGTGCAGCTCGTCGGCGACCTGGATGACCCCGCCCGCGTTGACCACGTAGTCCGGCGCGTAGAGGATCGCGCGGTCCGCGAGGTCCTTCTCGACTCCCGGGTGCGCGAGCTGGTTGTTGGCCGCGCCGCACACCACCTTCGCGGTGAGCACCGGCACGCTGTCGTCGTTGAGGGCGCCGCCCAGCGCGCACGGGGCGTAGATGTCCAGGCCCTCGGTGCGGATCAGCGCCTCGGTGTCCGCCGCCACGGCGACCTCGGGGTGCTTCTCGGTGATCCGGCGCACGGATTCCTCGCGCACATCGGTGATCACGACCTCGGCGCCGTCCGCGAGCAGGTGCTCGACGAGGTGGTGCCCGACCTTGCCGACTCCGGCGACCCCCACTTTTCGGCCACGCAGCGTCGGGTCGCCCCACAGGTGCTGGGCCGAGGCCCGCATGCCCTGGAAGACGCCGTACGCGGTGAGGACCGAGGAGTCGCCGGCGCCGCCGTTCTCGGGGGAGCGTCCGGTGGTCCACCGGCACTCGCGGGCCACGACGTCCATGTCGGCGACATAGGTGCCGACATCGCAGGCCGTCACGTAGCGGCCGCCCAGCGAGGCGACGAACCGGCCGTAGGCCAGCAGCAGTTCCTCGCTCTTGATCTGCTCGGGGTCGCCGAT is a genomic window of Streptomyces sp. NBC_00708 containing:
- a CDS encoding MFS transporter; this encodes MLETKAAPAARVPATAGQPAGTPGTTIAVALCIVTILLAVLDSNIVSSATVPIVRDLDPVHGVDRIPWLIAAYQLAATAALPLYGKLCDSLGAKKIFIGALATFLTGSALCGMAQSMGELIAARAFQGIGGGGLMSVTMVVLRQLGATDEAKEGEAKEGEGKGKPKGGDKKGNIGGIIAGAGMALGPWLGGALSDHAGWRWIFYVNLPVGIAVLTATILVVKLPARTTRHRIDFLGAGLAAAFSTALLLVTEWGGEDYAWTSPTIIGLSLAAVAALGLFVWRQATAAEPILPLSLFSLRTMRYGFAIQGLVGVAMMGSIVYVMIYLQVVRGIAATSAGLFLVPMAIGMTVVGLLSGRLVAAGWSQKTFVVSGTVFASAALALLTTLDTDTGLWTLRGAMLLMGIGFGQLIGQLIELVQDTAPPSQLGVATTGVRFFQTLGTALGASLFGAVLSRVYAAKGPGGTTSDIAGLTGTARRQALDAFVSSADVVFACATGVMVLALILATRLPATRTKA
- a CDS encoding TetR/AcrR family transcriptional regulator; the protein is MTEGMGLRERKKVETRRRLLEEATRLFSERGFDQVSVAEVAEAADVSKMTVFNYFDSKEDLVFAPLEEHVGDAAQVVRERAPGESVVAALRRQFIEAIEAHDPSVGMGDKPLALGIVRLIMETPALLTRAHSFFVRTQDQLTDALIEEGEEPVIARIVAAQMLGTRNALLTENRRRLLAGEPSAAVAADAVALAHRGFDLLEKGLGGYATRV
- a CDS encoding sterol carrier family protein; protein product: MPPSQKRARRYDPVRTRTAVLAQFTHVRDAVRTLTPERLAAPSGLGDWTVRELAVHITMALSHVCRTLELPAPALAKPEVSLLEWPFTTAARASGIADDTAERAAGHPDLDALYAQVAARFEALVPGASEDRLLATRVGAMRLGDFLVTRTVELVVHTDDLNAATGLSVPYDRQALAACSRLLADALAEKAPGGSVEVRVPPFAVVQCVQGPRHTRGTPPNVVETDPLTWIRLATGRTEWARELEAAKVAASGERADLSELLPLMG
- the purF gene encoding amidophosphoribosyltransferase — encoded protein: MPRGDGRLNHDLLPGEKGPQDACGVFGVWAPGEEVAKLTYFGLYALQHRGQESAGIAVSNGSQILVFKDMGLVSQVFDETSLGSLQGHIAVGHARYSTTGASVWENAQPTFRATAHGSIALGHNGNLVNTAQLAEMVADLPRKDGRATQVAATNDTDLVTALLAGQTDEDGKPLTIEEAAAKVLPEVRGAFSLVFMDEHTLYAARDPQGIRPLVLGRLERGWVVASESAALDICGASYVREIEPGEMVAIDENGLRTSRFAEAKPKGCVFEYVYLARPDTDIAGRNVYLSRVEMGRKLAAEAPVEADLVIATPESGTPAAIGYAEASGIPFGAGLVKNAYVGRTFIQPSQTIRQLGIRLKLNPLKEVIKGKRLVVVDDSIVRGNTQRALVRMLREAGAAEIHIRISSPPVKWPCFFGIDFATRAELIANGMSVEEIGTSMGADSLAYISIDSMIEATTIDKPNLCRACFDGEYPMELPDPELLGKQLLETELAAGPAATAAADALRRP
- the purM gene encoding phosphoribosylformylglycinamidine cyclo-ligase; the protein is MSETTGASYAAAGVDIEAGDRAVELMKEWVKKTQRPEVAGLGGLGGFAGLFDASALKRYERPLLASATDGVGTKVDLARQMGVYDTIGHDLVGMVVDDLVVCGAEPLFMTDYICVGKVHPERVAAIVKGIAEGCVLAGCALVGGETAEHPGLLGADDFDVAGAGTGVVEADRLLGPDRIREGDAVIAMASSGLHSNGYSLVRHVVFDRAGWTLDRQVEEFGRTLGEELLEPTRIYSLDCLALTRTTEVHGFSHVTGGGLANNLARVIPDTLHATVDRSTWTPGAVFDLVGKAGRVEQLELEKTLNMGVGMIAIVPAESVDAALTTLADRGVDSWVAGEITGRGDHTTGAELVGSYAR
- a CDS encoding DUF3073 domain-containing protein is translated as MGRGRAKAKQTKVARQLKYSSGGTDLSRLANELGASTSSQPPNAEPFEDDDEEDDPYAQYADLYNDEDEDENDQSGPSSKRRGA
- a CDS encoding NAD(P)-binding domain-containing protein, giving the protein MTDVTGVPVDVLHTLFHSDQGGHEQVVLCQDRASGLKAVIALHSTALGPALGGTRFYPYATEAEAVADALNLARGMSYKNALAGLDHGGGKAVIIGDPEQIKSEELLLAYGRFVASLGGRYVTACDVGTYVADMDVVARECRWTTGRSPENGGAGDSSVLTAYGVFQGMRASAQHLWGDPTLRGRKVGVAGVGKVGHHLVEHLLADGAEVVITDVREESVRRITEKHPEVAVAADTEALIRTEGLDIYAPCALGGALNDDSVPVLTAKVVCGAANNQLAHPGVEKDLADRAILYAPDYVVNAGGVIQVADELHGFDFDRCKAKAAKIFDTTLAIFARAKEDGIPPAAAADRIAEQRMAEARRR